The region GCTCGTGCGGGTCACGTCCGACAACGTGCAGGGCTACCTCCGCTCGGCGGCGCAGATCGTGCAGGTGAACCGCGCGAACGTGCAGTCGGGCCTGCTCAGCGCCGACGATCCCTCCAGCCTCCTGACGAACTTCCACGCGCTGCTGGACAACGTCCCGCAGCTGAACGGCATGCTGGTCGGCCACCCGGACGGCCGCTTCACGTTCCTGCGCCGCGACGGGCCCGGCGACACCGGCCGATACGCCCGCGTGATCGAGGTCCGCCCGCAGCGGCGCGTCACGACCACCCGCTACGACGCGCGCGGCCTGCCCACCAGTCAGGACAGCGCCCCCAGCGACTACGACCCCCGCACCCGCCCCTGGTACCGGCAGGCGCAGGCGCGGCCCGGTCAGACCATCTGGACCGACCCGTACGTGTTCGCGTCGTCGCAGCAGCCGGGCGTGACGGTCGCCGCGAGCGCCATGAGCCCCGGCGGGACCGTGGTCGTCGGTGCCGACGTGCAACTGCGGCAGCTCGCGTCGTTCCTGACGGGCCTGCGGGTCAGTGCGCGCGGCCGGGCGTTCGTGACCGACGCGGGCGGGCACGCGATCGCCGCGAGCCGCGCCTGGCCAGTCACCGTGGAGGGCCGCGTGCCGCTGCTGCGCGAGGTCGCCGACCCCGCCCTGCGCGCGCTGATCGACGACCGCAGCCGCCTCACACCGGGCAGCGGCACGCACTGGTTCCGGGTGGGCGGCGAGTCGTACGGCGTGGTCCTGCGGCCCTTCGAGGTCCAGCCCGGCGTCACCTGGACGGTCGGGGTGTACGCCCCCACCGCCGACTTCCCCGGTCCGGCCCGGCCGCGCCCGCTGGCGTTCGTGCTGCTGGTCAGCCTGGCGGGCAGCCTGCTGGCGTGGCTGCTGGTGCTGCGCGCCACGCG is a window of Deinococcus grandis DNA encoding:
- a CDS encoding sensor domain-containing diguanylate cyclase, coding for MRAPPHTPPAARAVSARQAARLPVQTRVWLLLALLLTQGLTLLVALIGQQQFSARAQRAQTQGALEQLVRVTSDNVQGYLRSAAQIVQVNRANVQSGLLSADDPSSLLTNFHALLDNVPQLNGMLVGHPDGRFTFLRRDGPGDTGRYARVIEVRPQRRVTTTRYDARGLPTSQDSAPSDYDPRTRPWYRQAQARPGQTIWTDPYVFASSQQPGVTVAASAMSPGGTVVVGADVQLRQLASFLTGLRVSARGRAFVTDAGGHAIAASRAWPVTVEGRVPLLREVADPALRALIDDRSRLTPGSGTHWFRVGGESYGVVLRPFEVQPGVTWTVGVYAPTADFPGPARPRPLAFVLLVSLAGSLLAWLLVLRATRPIEALQRQATTDPLTGLPNRASFLAQLDDSRREGGLLAVAIFDLDGFKSVNDTFGHHAGDEVLHAVGARMLTALRAGDTLGRLGGDEFALLVQAPSREEIRLRVEGVLQAIARQPVVVDGTAHDLDATAGLAFAEPGQGGSAGQLLARADTALIRGKRRGKGRVWLDGEVTMPTLFR